A genome region from Rhinoraja longicauda isolate Sanriku21f chromosome 43, sRhiLon1.1, whole genome shotgun sequence includes the following:
- the LOC144612111 gene encoding zinc-binding protein A33-like encodes MHRTNVTVKEQSHNLQSKITSQFAELHQILTGKEQRVLADIREEEKKILNTMEKKLEEIEENLNSIEEDLLKLQQQMDQKDSVVFLKEKAGRKRRVSDEDKALTVTDGALPIEKFDHHFLMNTLWRETSVIKRVSVTLDVETAHAQLEVSEDRKRVRLTRTLRSLPDTGKRFTVRPCVLGSEGFTSGRHYWEVEVAGSEDWSLGVAAESVERKGWVALAPETGVWSIWRGRGETFVAITSPRSPLPARPILGRVGVYLSYESGTVSFYDAATKSHLHTFTGNKFTEKLYPFFWTWDEDQWLGICSGSAPGV; translated from the exons atgcacaggacaaatgttACGGTCAAG gaacagtcacacaaccttcagtccaagatcacatcccagtttgctgaactgcaccagattctcactgggaaagagcagcgcgtactggcagatatccgggaggaagagaagaagattctaaatacaatggagaaaaaacttgaagagattgaagagaatttaaattccattgaggAGGATCTCTTAaagttgcagcaacagatggatcaaaaggacagtgtggtgtttctgaag gagaaagctgggaggaagaggag GGTTAGTGATGAAGATAAAGCACTCACAGTGACAGACGgtgccttgccgattgaaaaATTCGATCACCACTTTTTGATGAACACgctgtggagagaaacatctgTCATTAAGCGAG tctccgtcaccctggatgtggaaacagcgcatgcgcagctcgaggtgtctgaggatcggaagagggtgagactgacccGGACcctgaggagtctccctgacaccgggaagaggtttacagtccggccgtgtgtgctgggatcggaggggttcacatcggggagacattactgggaggtggaggtggcggggagtgaggactggagtctgggagtcgccgcagagtctgtggagaggaagggatgggtCGCACtggccccggagactggagtctggagcatctggcggggGCGGGGTGAAACGTTTGTTGCAATCACCTCCCCtcgatcccctctccccgcccgtcccatcctcgggagggtgggagtttatctcagttacgagtccgggacagtttcattttacgacgcggccaccaagtcccatctccacaccttcactgggaataaattcacggagaaactttatcctttcttctggacttGGGATGAAGACCAGTGGCtgggaatctgctccggttccgctccgggtgtgtaa